The following proteins are encoded in a genomic region of Liolophura sinensis isolate JHLJ2023 chromosome 5, CUHK_Ljap_v2, whole genome shotgun sequence:
- the LOC135465476 gene encoding tryptase-2-like, which yields MGLDGRPLRSQRKKSWNARKSGTPGDVSLLRLSRPASLNRYVQLIDLPTKNEVFMSDECWITGWGASHVDPKRTFPDVLNEAQMTVLNNPDCARRFSSLGHIYDSHICVFSEEAVACYGDSGGPLSCRNPDGTWVVAGVTSWGSSLCKEMPAVYTRVSTYVDWIYEHMKTPYDTPETTGTSSLDEVKQSERT from the exons ATGGGTCTTGACGGCCGCCCACTGCGTTCACAAAGA aaGAAAAGTTGGAATGCCCGAAAAAGCGGAACTCCGGGTGATGTTTCTCTCTTACGACTTTCTCGTCCCGCTAGTCTTAATCGATATGTGCAACTGATTGATTTACCTACAAAAAACGAGGTCTTCATGTCCGATGAGTGCTGGATTACAGGCTGGGGAGCGAGTCACG ttgATCCCAAGAGGACGTTTCCAGACGTTTTAAACGAAGCCCAGATGACAGTGCTGAATAATCCCGACTGTGCCCGTCGGTTTTCCTCGCTCGGACATATATATGACAGTCATATATGTGTGTTCAGCGAGGAAGCCGTAGCCTGTTAT GGCGACAGCGGTGGACCGTTATCCTGCAGGAACCCGGATGGGACGTGGGTGGTGGCCGGTGTGACGTCATGGGGATCCAGCCTGTGTAAAGAGATGCCAGCGGTCTACACAAGAGTGTCAACGTACGTAGATTGGATATACGAACACATGAAGACTCCTTATGATACTCCGGAAACTACAGGGACATCATCACTCGATGAAGTAAAGCAATCCGAAAGAACTTAA
- the LOC135465475 gene encoding aromatic-L-amino-acid decarboxylase-like: MDSSEFRKRGKEMVDYIANYLETITRRKVTPEVEPGYLRGLLPTRAPRKGEDFEDIMNDVEKAIMPGVTHWQHPHFHAYFPAGNSFPSILGDMLSDAIGCVGFSWAASPACTELETLVLDWVGKMIGLPSVFLHEDGMGGGVIQGSASECVLVALLAARHSAIRQLKNRFPFVEDGMLLAKLVAYSSKLAHSCVEKAGMIGFVKMRQLDVDDNYALRGHVLERAIEEDRRLGLIPFFVCGTIGTTACCSFDNVKELGEVCAKENVWFHVDAAYAGNALICPEFQHLLTGIEKADSFNFNPNKWMLVNFDCSLMWVTDREALTGALTVDPLYLQHHHEDQAIDYRHYGIPLSRRFRSLKLWFVLRAYGVEGLQKYIREHVRLAKLFESLVRKDDRFEVMGTVTMGLVCFRLKGHNVLTQRLLRSINENGKIHMVPALINDHYVIRFAICAQNAADEDIDFAWDVISTCAAGVLFSRNDSNRESVKLDSENTSEEEDEVFSDFENDIIFDNQRSNLSRSKLRRSLFLKMVSDPKCYNPKVQKSLSMDSKRRCSDSSKYVSTPDYYFGSPI, from the exons ATGGACTCCTCAGAGTTTCGCAAACGCGGCAAAGAAATGGTGGATTATATCGCTAACTATCTCGAGACCATCACCAGGAGGAAAGTTACACCGGAAGTCGAACCTGGGTACTTAAGGGGCTTACTTCCGACACGGGCTCCAAGGAAAGGAGAAGATTTTGAGGATATTATGAATGATGTTGAAAAAGCCATAATGCCTGGG GTGACCCACTGGCAGCACCCTCATTTCCACGCTTACTTCCCTGCCGGTAACTCTTTCCCGTCCATCCTGGGGGACATGCTCTCTGACGCTATAGGCTGTGTGGGATTCTCCTGG GCTGCAAGTCCAGCTTGTACTGAATTAGAGACCTTAGTACTGGATTGGGTTG gTAAAATGATTGGTTTGCCAAGTGTTTTCCTACACGAGGACGGAATGGGTGGGGGTGTTATCCAG GGCTCAGCGAGCGAATGCGTCCTGGTGGCCTTGTTGGCTGCCCGACATTCAGCCATCCGACAGCTGAAGAACCGTTTCCCATTTGTCGAGGACGGCATGCTGTTAGCCAAACTCGTTGCCTATTCATCCAAACTG GCCCATTCGTGTGTAGAGAAGGCAGGTATGATTGGCTTTGTCAAGATGAGACAACTCGACGTGGACGATAACTACGCCCTTAGAGGTCACGTGCTTGAGAGAGCCATCGAG GAGGACAGACGGCTTGGACTGATACCTTTCttt GTGTGTGGAACTATAGGGACAACTGCTTGCTGTTCCTTTGATAATGTCAAGGAGCTGGGAGAAGTGTGCGCCAAAGAGAACGTCTGGTTCCATGTCGACGCCGCTTACGCCGGAAATGCTTTGATCTGCCCAGAATTCCAGCACCTACTGACTGGAATCGAG AAAGCTGACTCCTTCAATTTCAACCCTAACAAGTGGATGCTGGTGAACTTTGACTGTTCACTCATGTG GGTAACGGATCGCGAAGCACTTACTGGAGCATTGACCGTGGACCCCTTGTACCTTCAGCATCATCACGAAG ATCAAGCTATAGACTACAGG CATTATGGGATTCCGCTGAGCCGACGCTTCCGGTCGCTGAAGCTGTGGTTCGTTCTGAGGGCGTACGGAGTGGAGGGGCTGCAGAAATACATCCGCGAG caTGTCCGCCTAGCAAAGCTATTTGAGAGCCTGGTGAGAAAGGACGACAGATTTGAAGTGATGGGTACTGTGACAATGGGATTGGTGTGCTTCAGACTAAAG GGTCACAATGTGCTCACACAAAGGCTTCTGCGCTCTATTAACGAGAATGGAAAGATACACATGGTCCCGGCCCTCATCAACGATCACTACGTCATCAGATTTGCGATCTGCGCTCAGAATGCCGCCGACGAAGACATAGATTTTGCCTGGGACGTCATCTCAACGTGTGCAGCTGGCGTTCTCTTCAGCAGGAATGACAGTAACAGAGAATCTGTAAAGTTGGATTCGGAGAACACGAGCGAGGAAGAAGACGAGGTCTTCTCGGactttgaaaatgacatcatctTTGATAACCAGAGGAGCAATCTGTCCAGATCGAAACTTAGACGTAGTTTGTTTTTGAAGATGGTGTCCGATCCGAAATGCTACAACCCCAAAGTTCAGAAGTCACTCTCGATGGATTCGAAACGACGGTGCAGCGACTCGTCGAAATATGTATCCACCCCGGACTATTATTTCGGGTCTCCTATCTAA